TCCGCATGCCGCTCTATCCGCTGCCCGCCCTGGTGGCATTGGCGGGATGGCTCTACATCGTTGGCACCAGCCAGCTAAAACACGTCGCCGTAGGCGCAGGCCTGATCGTCGCCGGTGCGGCGGTCTTCTTGTTTCAGGCAAACCGGGCGCAGGAGTGGCCATTTCAGCAGGCATGAAATACGACGTCACAGTCATCGGTGAGATTTATCTGGACCACGTCTTCAGCGGGTTTGCGGACTGGCCTGTCCCTGGGTCTGAGGTCTTTACCGACGAATACACCTGGGAGCTTGGCGGTGGCGCTATCACGACGGCCTGCGCGCTCTCACTGCTGGGAGCAAAGGTGCGTCTCGCAGGCGTTGTAGGCGAAGGTGACTATAAGGCCATCGCAGATCGCCTGGAAGAGTTCGGCGTCTCGGCTGACAGTCTAATCGTTGAAAAAGGGCGCAGCGGCGTCACCGTCAGTATCTCCACTGCACATGACCGCACCTTCTTTACCTATCGCGGTGTGAATGACCGTCTCGCAACGTATCTGGAACAGCATCTCGAGGTGATGGAGGAAGCTGCGCAGGCCAGGCACGTCCATCTCGCGCTTCCGTTAGAGGTGGGAGCAGGCGCCAGAATCGTGAAGGCGCTGAAAGGCCATGGAGCTACTGTCTCCATCGATGTCGGACATCATGTCGAGTGGTTGCAGAACCAGGAGAATTGGACGCTGATGCGCATGATCGACTACGTCATGCCCAACGAGAAAGAGTCAATGATGCTTGCCGGAAGCCCTGAGGCGTATCTACGGCTCTGTCGTCAGCACGATGTGGAGCATGCGCTGGTGAAGCTTGGGCCTGCGGGTGCGATGATGTTGTCGAACGGCAAGGAGTACTGGGCAGCGCCACCCCTGGTGGATCTAGTCGACACAACCGGCGCCGGTGATGCCTTCGATGCCGGCTTTATCCATGCGCTGCTGGAAGGACTTTCGCCGCAGCAGTGCCTGCAGCATGGCTGCGTCTGCGGAGCTCTTTCGACTCGCGCCGCCGGCGCTCTGCGAGCGCTTCCTACTCGTAATGAGGTAGAGGCCGCCCTTGAGGAGTTCTATGCCACGTAAGATTGCATTTCTCGGCGGTGGCGGTGTTCGCACGCCGCTGGTTGTTTTCGGCATTAATGAGTCAGCACAAACGCTGAATGCGGAAGAGCTGATGTTGTACGACGTTGACCGGCATCGGGCGGAGATGATCGCTCGCCTGGGACGTGAGGTAGTCCGTCGCGAGTCTGGCGCGCTGAAGATTTCGGTTGCGAAGTCCCCGGAAGAAGCTGTAGATGGCGCGAGTTTCGTGCTGAACAGCGTCCGTGTTGGAGGCATTGGGTCACGCGCCAATGACGAACGTGCGGCGATGCAGTGCGGTTATCCCGGACAGGAAACGACCGGCCCCGGTGGCGTGGCCATGGGACAGCGCACGATTCCGGTCGCTATTGAACAGGCAAGGCTGGTGGAACGGCTTGCTCCCTCCGCATGGATCATCAACTTCACCAATCCAGCGGGTCTCATTACTCAGGCGATTGCTCATCATTCTGATGCTCGTGTGATTGGCATCTGCGACACGCCAACGGAGCTGCTTCATCGCATCCAGACCGCACTGCAGGCTCCCACGAAAGATGTTGTCTGCGAGTATGTTGGTCTGAATCATCTGGGATGGGTACGCCGTGTCACGCTGCGCGGTGAAGATGTGACCTCACGCATCCTGCAGGACGATGCGATTCTCTCGCAGCTTTACTCTGCACCGCTG
This genomic window from Terriglobus albidus contains:
- a CDS encoding carbohydrate kinase family protein; the encoded protein is MKYDVTVIGEIYLDHVFSGFADWPVPGSEVFTDEYTWELGGGAITTACALSLLGAKVRLAGVVGEGDYKAIADRLEEFGVSADSLIVEKGRSGVTVSISTAHDRTFFTYRGVNDRLATYLEQHLEVMEEAAQARHVHLALPLEVGAGARIVKALKGHGATVSIDVGHHVEWLQNQENWTLMRMIDYVMPNEKESMMLAGSPEAYLRLCRQHDVEHALVKLGPAGAMMLSNGKEYWAAPPLVDLVDTTGAGDAFDAGFIHALLEGLSPQQCLQHGCVCGALSTRAAGALRALPTRNEVEAALEEFYAT
- a CDS encoding 6-phospho-beta-glucosidase, with the protein product MPRKIAFLGGGGVRTPLVVFGINESAQTLNAEELMLYDVDRHRAEMIARLGREVVRRESGALKISVAKSPEEAVDGASFVLNSVRVGGIGSRANDERAAMQCGYPGQETTGPGGVAMGQRTIPVAIEQARLVERLAPSAWIINFTNPAGLITQAIAHHSDARVIGICDTPTELLHRIQTALQAPTKDVVCEYVGLNHLGWVRRVTLRGEDVTSRILQDDAILSQLYSAPLFDHELIRAIGLIPTEYLFFYYSRRRALENQRKQGATRGEQIAAMNEPLMQRLIELLTAGEDAAALQAYVDYLNLRSGSYMKLEGEGKSAFDEATPQEDPFRAASGYHRIALQVMNALSSETPESVIVNLRNGNTIPEIAPGDIIEAATQISRTQLAPIPVGPLPEAVRGLVLAVKAYERAAIAAAVSGSERDLRKAMLLYPSIGEWEPSEELLKTMKWSSKA